Proteins from one Ananas comosus cultivar F153 linkage group 5, ASM154086v1, whole genome shotgun sequence genomic window:
- the LOC109709777 gene encoding subtilisin-like protease SBT1.7, with product MNWYKSFLPAATTNSTDSRFIYAYSEAIIGFAANLTEDEVKDMEKNDNFLKAYPDRVLPLLTTRTPDFLGLQTDDGPWRNYGMGKGIIIGLLDTGITPDHPSFGDEGLLPPPSKWKGSCDPKFHCNNKLIGAKRFFEGRKVDMSTDTLGHGTHTASTAAGNFVKNATVLGNGNGTAAGTAPHAHLAIYQVCVSMGCFASDVLAGMDEAINDGVDVLSLSLGGISRPFHDDVIAVGAFRAVKRGIFVSCAAGNSGPANTSLSNEAPWILTVGASTMDRQIKAIVKLGNGRELLGESLFQPPDFPSTMLPLVDPTSARGGDCNFDNVVFGNVKGKFVACEKTMSRAYLDYIVKKGGGAGIVILNQEEEGDTTIAEAYSLPASRINFEGASNLRNYLNSTNKPVASISFNGTCLGTSPAPVIAFFSSRGPSGQSPGILKPDILGPGVNVLAAWPSDVGSSTKNSTNRTFNIISGTSMSTPHLSGIAALIKAAHTDWSPAAIKSAIMTTADIADNDSNLIRDEARNSASFFAMGAGHVNASKAMNPGLVYDTDVDDYVAYLCGLDYEDKNVELITGKKVPCSTVKKITEAELNYPSLVVSQELGRLTVNRTVTNVEEGEYSTYTIDISMPEGISIDVSPRTLKFSAAKEKKSFTISMNWSTAKTGDAKGDIKWVSKKHVVRIPIVIY from the coding sequence ATGAACTGGTACAAGTCATTCCTACCGGCGGCCACTACAAACTCGACAGATTCTCGGTTTATATACGCTTACAGCGAAGCCATTATTGGCTTTGCTGCAAATCTTACGGAGGATGAAGTGAAGGACATGGAGAAGAATGACAACTTTCTAAAAGCCTATCCTGATCGCGTGCTGCCTCTCTTGACTACGCGCACTCCCGACTTCCTGGGGCTACAGACGGACGACGGACCCTGGAGGAACTACGGCATGGGCAAAGGGATCATCATAGGACTGCTCGACACCGGGATCACACCTGATCATCCTTCGTTCGGCGATGAAGGACTGCTGCCTCCGCCTTCTAAATGGAAGGGATCCTGTGACCCAAAATTTCACTGTAATAACAAACTCATAGGGGCGAAACGATTTTTCGAAGGTCGCAAGGTGGACATGAGTACTGACACGCTTGGACATGGTACTCACACCGCAAGCACGGCTGCAGGGAACTTCGTCAAGAATGCAACAGTACTTGGAAATGGCAATGGCACGGCCGCTGGCACGGCACCGCACGCTCATCTAGCGATATACCAAGTTTGCGTTTCTATGGGATGCTTTGCATCTGACGTCCTAGCCGGAATGGACGAGGCTATCAACGACGGGGTGGACGTGTTGTCTCTCTCACTAGGGGGCATTTCGCGTCCTTTTCACGACGACGTGATCGCAGTCGGTGCCTTCCGCGCGGTCAAGAGGGGAATCTTTGTAAGTTGCGCAGCAGGTAACTCCGGCCCGGCAAACACCTCGCTTAGCAATGAGGCCCCGTGGATCCTTACAGTAGGGGCAAGCACGATGGATCGACAGATAAAAGCGATCGTGAAGCTCGGTAACGGACGAGAGCTTCTTGGTGAATCACTCTTCCAGCCTCCCGACTTTCCGTCGACCATGCTTCCTCTTGTAGACCCAACAAGTGCGAGAGGTGGCGATTGCAATTTCGATAACGTCGTTTTTGGTAACGTGAAAGGAAAGTTCGTCGCCTGCGAGAAGACCATGTCGAGGGCCTATCTGGACTATATAGTTAAGAAAGGAGGCGGTGCTGGAATAGTAATCTTGAACcaggaggaagagggagacaCCACCATCGCGGAAGCTTACTCTCTCCCGGCGTCTCGCATCAACTTTGAAGGCGCGTCGAATTTGAGGAACTACCTGAACTCGACGAATAAACCGGTCGCCTCAATTTCTTTCAATGGTACATGCCTAGGAACTTCTCCGGCTCCTGTTATCgctttcttctcttctagagGGCCTAGTGGCCAAAGCCCTGGTATTCTAAAACCCGATATCCTCGGCCCTGGAGTGAATGTTCTTGCAGCATGGCCTTCCGACGTTGGCTCATCCACCAAAAATTCGACTAACCGGACTTTCAACATCATATCCGGAACTTCAATGTCCACTCCCCATCTAAGCGGTATTGCTGCGCTGATTAAAGCTGCACATACAGATTGGTCACCTGCAGCAATCAAGTCGGCAATCATGACAACAGCAGATATAGCAGACAACGACAGCAATCTGATAAGGGACGAAGCGCGAAATTCTGCAAGCTTCTTCGCCATGGGTGCAGGGCATGTGAATGCTTCGAAAGCTATGAATCCCGGCCTAGTCTACGATACTGATGTCGACGATTACGTAGCTTATCTTTGTGGGTTGGATTACGAAGATAAGAATGTAGAGTTGATCACTGGCAAAAAGGTTCCTTGTTCGACGGTAAAGAAAATCACGGAGGCCGAGCTGAATTACCCATCTCTTGTTGTGAGCCAAGAGTTAGGCAGGCTTACGGTGAATAGGACGGTGACGAATGTGGAAGAAGGAGAGTACTCGACGTATACGATCGATATCAGCATGCCCGAGGGCATATCAATAGATGTGTCGCCAAGGACGTTAAAGTTCTCTGcggcaaaagagaagaagagcttCACGATAAGCATGAATTGGTCGACCGCCAAGACTGGCGATGCGAAAGGAGACATTAAATGGGTGTCAAAGAAGCATGTTGTGAGAATTCCTATTGTTATCTACTAG
- the LOC109710082 gene encoding proline transporter 1-like — protein sequence MEGRGNHDAVEMKRVEALSIERGEVLKSPQKLEDEYGTTTAHAVDQDSWEQVGLMLVTSFNCAYVLSFSNLMLVPLGWAWGLACLVVIGVYAFYGNWLLAGLHFVDGQRFIRYRDLMGYVFGRKMYYLTWFLQFMTLLLGNMGFILLGGKALKEINSEFSDSPMRLQLFIAATGLVYFIFAYFVPTMSDMRNYLATSAILTVIYDVAILVIVIKDGKSNKTKDYRIHGSQADKVFNAFGAVAAILVCNTSGLLPEIQSTLRKPAVANMRKALTMQFTVGLAIYYGVSIAGYWAYGASVSEYLPNQLSGPKWAIVLINSTAFLQSIVSQHMFCVPIHEALDTRYQRLEEGMFSKYNLFRRFCCRVFLFGFNSFVTALFPFMGDFVNLFGSFTLFPLTFVFPSMVFIKIRGKIARREQKIWHWMNIILSSLLSIVTTAAAVRLIINNVKIYHFFADT from the exons atggaagGGAGAGGGAATCATGATGCGGTGGAGATGAAGAGAGTAGAAGCTTTAAGTATTGAAAGAGGGGAGGTTCTAAAGAGTCCTCAGAAGCTGGAAGATGAGTATGGGACTACTACAGCTCATGCTGTTGATCAAG ATTCATGGGAGCAAGTGGGGCTGATGTTGGTAACTTCGTTCAACTGCGCCTATGTGTTGAGCTTCTCCAACCTGATGCTGGTTCCTCTGGGCTGGGCCTGGGGCCTCGCCTGCCTCGTCGTCATCGGCGTCTACGCCTTCTACGGCAACTGGCTCCTTGCCGGCCTCCACTTCGTCGACGGCCAACGATTCATCCGCTACCGAGATCTCATGGGATACGTCTTCG GGAGGAAAATGTATTATCTCACATGGTTCCTGCAATTCATGACCCTACTTCTTGGAAATATGGGTTTTATTCTTCTAGGAGGAAAAGCATTGAAG GAAATCAATTCAGAGTTCAGTGATTCTCCGATGAGGCTCCAGCTGTTCATCGCGGCGACTGGCCTTGTTTACTTCATTTTCGCATACTTTGTGCCCACAATGTCAGATATGAGAAATTATCTAGCGACCTCGGCGATCCTCACGGTCATCTATGATGTTGCTATCCTAGTGATCGTAATCAAAGACG GAAAATCAAATAAAACGAAGGATTACAGAATTCACGGAAGCCAAGCAGACAAAGTTTTCAATGCCTTCGGTGCGGTTGCCGCGATTCTTGTCTGCAACACCTCTGGCCTGCTGCCAGAGATACAG TCGACTCTTCGCAAGCCAGCAGTTGCGAATATGAGGAAAGCATTGACGATGCAATTTACGGTCGGCCTCGCAATTTACTACGGAGTGAGCATAGCTGGTTACTGGGCATACGGAGCTTCAGTTTCGGAGTATCTTCCGAACCAGTTGAGTGGCCCTAAATGGGCAATTGTGCTGATCAATTCCACTGCTTTTCTGCAGAGCATAGTCTCCCAACAT ATGTTCTGCGTGCCGATTCATGAGGCACTAGACACAAGATATCAGAGACTGGAAGAGGGCATGTTCTCAAAGTATAACCTTTTCCGCCGCTTCTGCTGCCGCGTGTTTCTTTTCGGGTTTAACTCGTTCGTGACGGCCTTGTTTCCCTTCATGGGAGATTTTGTGAACCTCTTTGGATCTTTCACTCTCTTTCCACTGACATTTGTGTTCCCTAGCATGGTTTTTATCAAG ATTAGGGGGAAGATTGCTCGAAGAGAGCAAAAGATCTGGCATTGGATGAATATAATTTTGTCCTCGCTGCTATCCATCGTTACCACTGCCGCTGCCGTTCGATTGATcataaataatgttaaaatttaCCATTTTTTCGCAGATACATGA
- the LOC109709953 gene encoding uncharacterized protein LOC109709953, protein MVQPTLFLSWVFFFSGNLKKRKEEEMKLSLLPPLLILCSDLILQPTPPLLTALPLPTPTAHSFSQTGNLITVSRTPNKIYHPLTGSCVLRTSLSDPLKLGACDRSDAWKYTPQKFLVVGGTYFCLQAAASGEPARLSIICSESDSQWDLTPNAKSYVSTKLEDGSDLCLDVDSENTLVTNPCLYYRSGDAMDCNSDSQLFEFGGRS, encoded by the exons ATGGTTCAACCAACCCTTTTTCTGTCCTGGGTCTTCTTTTTCTCGGGTAATCTGAAGAAGCGaaaagaggaggagatgaagCTCTCACTTCTGCCGCCTCTATTGATCCTCTGCTCGGATCTCATCCTCCAGCCCACCCCTCCTCTCCTGACGGCACTTCCCTTGCCAACACCCACCGCCCACTCCTTTTCCCAAACTG GTAATCTAATCACTGTGAGCCGCACCCCGAATAAAATCTACCATCCGTTGACGGGATCCTGCGTCCTCCGGACGTCCTTATCAGACCCACTGAAGCTCGGCGCTTGCGACCGATCCGATGCGTGGAAGTACACGCCTCAGAAGTTTTTGGTTGTAGGAGGTACATACTTCTGCTTGCAAGCTGCAGCGTCCGGAGAGCCGGCAAGACTCAGTATCATCTGCTCTGAGTCTGATTCCCAATGGGACTTAACACCGAATGCGAAGTCATACGTATCAACAAAGCTAGAGGATGGGAGTGATTTGTGCTTGGATGTTGATTCGGAGAACACGCTTGTAACCAATCCGTGTTTGTACTATCGCAGCGGCGACGCAATGGATTGCAACTCGGATAGCCAACTGTTTGAGTTTGGCGGTCGAAGCTAG